GACTCTCACTGGCTCATACTGACTGGGTTGCCTTGGGCAAGTAAGTTCTGGTGTCAAGGGGATGGGGTGGGACAGACACGCCGGCCTCTGAGGTCACCGGGGGTATGTCAAAGCTGGGGAAGTGGCCATTCCGGAAATGCTAGCCCCCTCCTTTTCAAGTTTCCAGAAGACTAGAGAACCAACAACAATGAGTCTCCTTCTCATTCATTCTCCAAGCTGGGCTTTTCCCTAGCTGCTAGGCCTTTCCCTTCCTGAGTCCCTTCTATTCCTTACAGATTTCCACATGGACATGCTGCCTCCCCTTTGGAATGAGAACTCCTCAAGGCGAAGggctgtctgtctctccttttgtttttcacctttttaaaagcactttcaatcaattctttcatttttatcctcacgAGTTCCTGTTCCGGGTAGATGAAGGGTATGGGCATGGGGATGAAGAGTATTCTGGGCCAGCGATACAAACGTTCAAAGCCTTAGGAGTTCTCCATTGGCTAAAGGGCCCTCTCCCCACTAGACTTCTTTCATTGAAGatcaaaacttttctttttccccGCCAACATCCTGTTTGCGCCCATTAAACTGTAGGTTCTTTGGAGACAGAATTATTTGCCCTCTTTCTTGCAAAATGCCTTGGATTGCTTGGTCACCTAATTGGACCCATGGCTAGAATAAAGAACGATTGCTCTTGCCGTGTTCGTTTTCTCAACATTTCAAAGCTCCCACTGCTTTTCTTAGTTTTCCTAGTGCCTGGCACGTAACAATGTTTGTTGACTCACTCATGGAGGGATGCCCTCAGTAAACCTTTAAGGGATCAGACCCATTCTAGGGCTGTTAACATTAACAACAGCCCCACCCTTGTTAAGAGTATTACTAACCAATAGCACAGCCCTTGGGAGATTAGAAGCCACAAACTGGGGCGACTCCGCAAAGCTTCTGGGAACCTATTGCCTTCTTTTCCCCAAAGCCTTACTTTcagaagtgagcagaagcaaTAGGACAGTGTagacagtaacagaaatactgtgAGATGAGCAGTTGGGAAGGACCaagccattatcagcaaagcaaggctCCCAGACAACCCTGAGGGACATGTGAAGAAAATGCCATCCATGGCGTTGgaggcagatcaaagcacaccgtCTCCACCATCCCCCTTCATGAGTACtgtgtgtgtgatatgtgtcttctatcatgtcACGAGCTATATGGAAACAGGAATTAAGTGAAGGTATGGGCATAACCTATATCCAACTAGTCACCGcctgggaaggggggaaggagggagagaatctgaattttaaaatgtaactgaaaatggcttttaaaaaacccttactttctgtcttagtaatgcTCTCAGACGGGCTAGACACACAGGGTCACGTgattggtccagggtcacacacagctagaaagtatctgaggccacatttgaacccaggacctcctgactctgggcctggtgctctatccactgagacacctagctgccccagcctACTGACTTCTGAAAGTGACTCTACCTGCCAATTTGTCACATTTCAGGGAGGCTGAAACCTACTAAGGTTGGGTGACTTGACAAGGATGAACATCTGCAAGGTCTCActaggacctggagtcaaaatACTGCAAGGGTTACTACTACAAGGGTCCTCTGCAAATTAGACCATAGACCATGGGCATTCCGTGTGCCTCGGTCCAAAGGGATCGGGCATACTCAGAGCTCACGTGTCCCAGAGTGATGGTAAACACCCTGGAGGGAGCAGCCTTGAGCCCCATCCTGCTGGTGGCCACCCCATGCACCCCGTGCCCCAGACCCATACTCACCAGACTGACTGCGGGTCCGGCTACTCAGGACTACAGGGATGAAGTCTCGGAAATTATTCTTTGCTTTCTTCTCCAAGAAGCCTGTGGGGAGGGTTGGAGACATCATTTGAGGAGAGGAGGCACAGGAAGAGCATCGATGGAGTGTGAGCCCCCAAACAAAGAGTGTGAAGAATGACCAGAGTTGTGATAGCAACAACAATAAGGCCACACTCCCACAGCACTTCCTGGCAAACCTTGGTGGAACTTCATGACGACACTATGAGCTGGACACCATTTTAACCTCAATTTTCCCCATGAGGAAAACAAGGCTCAGAGAGATGGCTAGTTCCAAGTGCACGCTAGAATCCAGGTCCTCCACTGCCCTCTCAGGCCTCTGCAGCAGGCCTGACTTGGGGATTAGCTAGCTTCCCTAAGGGTGGCCCCAAGAGCAGAGAGCTGCCAAGGGCAAGGCCTACCTTCCTCATGTCCATCTCCTCTTCGGAATCCTGGCAATTGGGACTGGGATTTGGCAGACTTCTGTCGCTTGTGCTTGACCCGTATGCCATTGTgctctttgcttgaagacttgcAGGCTTTCTTGCTGGATTCATGGGACTCTCCATGATGCTTCTTACActagaggaacagagagagacatTATTATAGTCAGACTAGCTGGCAAAAAAACCCCACTCCTTCCTTTGGAGGAGGGCCATTCAATTCCAACCAATTCAACATTGTTCATtaccaaaacaaaaacatcatttgtgacactcccctgctcaaaaatcttcagcggctccctattgcctataggattaaaatacaattattaaCACTATTGAACAGgcagtcagaggttaaatgacgtgcccagggtcttacagatactaagtgtctgaggtgctATGGATATTTGCCATTCCTCATAGTAAAGTCCACCTCTATGCCTCTGCACAGGCTGTCCTTCCCCTGCTACGGCTGGAATATACTCCCTTCTTCACCTTCCAAGATTCCTAATTCCCTGCAAGGATCAATTCAGAGATTTCCTCCTACAGGAACCCCTTTTCTCATTCCTCCAAATTATTAATGCTCTGTGTTCAGTCatatcagtcatgtctgactcgcCATGACCCTGTtgaggcttttcttggcaaagatactggaatggttggtcatttccttctgcagctcatttgacagaggagaaaactaaggcaaatagggtgaaatgacttgcccagggtcacgcggccaggaagtgtctgaggccaaatttgaactcagtgctccaccctgagccacctagctgccctcctctccctctttgaATGGATCTGGATTTAATCCTTCCCTTTTGAAAGTGTGGCATTCTCCAAAAGAATGTATGTTCCTAGAGAACAGAGACTGGgcttgtcttttgtctttgtattgccCCTGGCTAAGTACGgtggctggcacacagtagggtGTGTGGACTCTGGGAATGTATGCAGCAGAGAGGAAGCTCCAATTCTCGGGAGCTTTAACGTCCTTTACCCAGAACAGCTCTGTTGTTAAGGAGGTCTTGCAGACATTTCTGCCTCCACTTTCCAGAAAGGAAAACTCAGTGGGAGGGGAAGTGACTGGAAAAAGCAAAGCCAGAATCTGAACCTGGCTCTCTGGGAGCTCCCAAATCCAGTTTTTTCCTCCACTCTGATGCCACAGAATGTAACACAGGCCCAGTTCTTGAGGAGTTCCCAAACTAATGGGAAAAGACACCCAGAGAAACCACCAGGACCCAAAGGGGGACTGTGGAAGAGAACCCTGTGGAAGGGAAGCTGGATTGCACTCAACCccagaaggcttcctggaggcaGCAATGCCTGAACTGGGCCTACAAGGGAGAAGGGACTATATGGCTAGGAGTCGCAGGCATGCATTCCATGCTGGGGGGGGAGGGATGGCTCGAATGGCTAGTGTGGGGCAGGGGCTTAGAACCTGGAGCCCCGGAACATGTTCATTCCTTTGATAGCTGGATTTCAGCCTAACCGGTTTCCTCCATAACCCCTTGCACTGTGTTTTATGCACTCACAAACATGATTGGCAATGGGGCCCATCCCTAGGCTTGGTCTGCCTAACTGCCAGAGGGGACCAAGCCACACCAAGGTTAAGAAGCTCTGCTTCAGGGTCCAGGCAGGGAAGGCCCCTGAAGGCCACAATCCGGGGTGGGGCACACTATGGCATCTAGGAAATGGGGCACCCCTAGAGGTTCGCAGCCGAGGACTGGCAGCTTCTGCCTTCATCGCCCCAGTACTTAGGCCAGCAGCTCACAGAGGAGGAGGCAGGATAGGAATGTAAAACAAGTGACAAGAGAGATCCAAAGGCCAGGGAGAACAGCTTGGAGGCCAACCAACTAGGGGACGGTCTTCTGGCTTGGACTGCAGCATCGGACAATGGAAAACCCCCGGGCTTACCTGCTACCTGGAGTGGGCGTCCTGATGGCACTGTGAGGGAGGTAGGGCAGCAATTTTGAGCTACATTTGCCAGGCCACCCCAGAacagagctgggactagaacccagatctgaTCACCAGCCTAGAATTCTTTTCTCCCATTCGACTCTTGAAATGACTGCCTTCTAACACCTGCCCCCATCAAGCAGCCCCAAATAAAGGGGCAGGGAATGGAATGGCTTGACCCAGAACCCCAAAAAGATGAGATGTGGAGTGAGAAGTCCACCGAGATAATCTACTTGACTGAGGACTCAACATGaaaaaggacttgtccaaggtcacacaagcaagTTCGCAGGCATGGATATATTATCACAGAGCTCTCTGGAGGGGTCAGTGGCTCTTTGTAAACTgcttttcccatctcttttttCCTACTTTGTGATGAAGGTCAGATCtctgggcagggagggagggatttGAAAAGAAGGGGGTGGCCAAAGCAGGAAACCCTAATGAAAGGGATCAAAGCCTCTTGGGCAATGGGGGGGACAAAGGCAAACCCTGGCGGGGAATGAGGGCTTAAACGTGCAGGCCAGAGGGCACCAGGGAGAATCTTACTTGCTGGTTGGCAAGCACTGCCAGGCTCTGGAtaggggcaggggcagggctgACAGACGTTGGGTTGTAGGAACATTTTCTCAGGCCATCCAAGCTACCTGGGCTTGAGGATGGGGGTGATGGCAGGAAGAATATAGAGGCCAAAGCCAGCAGCCCCCATCAGATTTTGTGGAATCTCTTTAGCAAAGGCACATAGACAACTGACGTTAAAAATTGAacaccaggggcagctgggtggctcagtggattgagagccaggcctagagacaggaggtcctgggttccaatctggcctcagacccttcccagctgggtgactctgggcaagtcatttaaccctattgcctagccttacggctcttctgccttggaaccaatgattctaagagagaagttaagggtttaaaaaaccaaccaaacaactgaatcccagctctgctcccccccccaaatccctGAGATCAGCtagtcccaccccaccccctcctctgTGAGAGGCCCAGGCACACAGCTCGACGTTGGACTTGTGCTGTCTCTCTGCCACTCTGCTCCCCCTCCATCTGTCACCTCTTCCCTGATGCTCAGATTCCAATGGCCTCTGAATGGGGGCCAGAACGTGAGCTCCTGCCCTGCGGAAATGCCTTGTGAGCCCCTAGCTGACCTGGCTGGAGAAGAGTCAGGAGTCAAACTTGTTACAACGTCAGGCCAAGTGGCATCTTCTGCTATCAGACTTGCACAGCTATTGGCCGAGAGTCAACCGATCACCAAGCTTAGAGAGCTGCTCTCTGAATCCAAAAGGGCTGAGGCCAAGCAAGACCTTTCCCAGGCACCTGCCTGTGtcacccggggcaagtcacttagctttggGGAGTTCCCGCTCTGAGATCAAGAAATGTTAGGCTGTTagttcccagatgtgtgaccctgtgcagAGAAGGCACTTAGTCCCACTCAGTatggcttctaagacagaaggtaaggctttaaatcTAACCTCCAAAAAGCCTTTGGCCCATAGCACCCTcacacttggcacagtgcctggcgtGGCCCCAAGTGCCCGCCTGCTTAGTAAATGCCGGTTCCCTGCCTTTTTAATGTCGTTCTAGACCTaggacctaggaccacccagtaTTGCTTCTCCTTCAAGGATGAAGGCAGCATGGGGATACCTAAGGGGCCACTGCTGCCACACGCTTTCTCCTCGGCTTGATGCCCCCTGACTCCCTCTAAGAGAAAGAAACAGTTGCCGAACCCCAGGAGCATCTCAGAGGCCTGCCCGTAAGCCTTCTGCCCAAATGTGCTTCTCTGTgactcccctctcccctcttcttcattCTGCCTTCTGGTGGCCCAATGGAACAAAACAAACCTTCTTCCAGACGACTTGTAGACAGTGGTTTTGAGGCCCCCTCCCCAGGCTAAACACTCTCCATTGCACTCAGCCTCCACCCCAGCCACCTGAGGGCTGCCTAAAAGGAAGGGCCCAGATTTAGATGGGACTCCCCTCCCATATAGCCTAGCCACTGGGATTCGGAATCAGAAGTCCTAGGCTGTAGAATGTGGCATCCTCACACCCCATGACCTCAGTCAGGAGCACTGCCCTCCCTTGGACTTCTCGATCCTAATCATTTGGCTGCTTTCATGGCCATGGCCGTATTACCCACCTTGTGGCCGTGGGGGCTCCGGCCTCTAGCCTTGCTGGCTGGCATGTCTCCTCCCTCCTTGGCCCTGCTGCATTTGCTTCTCTTGGAGGAAGACTTCACTCCGTCCTCTGGATACCACTTGTTCCTGCACGAAAAGTTACTGTGTACTTCCTGTCTGTGCTGACTCTGCCCAGCCTTAGCTCTGGCTGAGCCCCCCAGGAAGTTTTCTGCCTGGAAGCATTGACTCAGAGAGAACATCATGCTCTCCTTCTTGACCCAGGTGAGGTCCCCGTCACTTCTGCGACGAGCTCCCAGGCCAAAGGCCCTCTTGGTCCCTTGGACTTCAGTTTGAACTTGGAGTTCCTTCAGGTGGCCTTCATGAGGTAGCAAAGACATCTCTGCCAACTTGTGGAAGCCCTGAGAGGGGGGCAAGGCCATGTTGGGAGTCAGGTAGGTGGCCAGCACCTGGTTCTTGGGTTTGCCATCTGCTGCCACTGTTGGCTTCAGATTGCAGGAGCTACGGGGGTCCTCTGGGCTGGAAGCGGGGTCGGAACTCGGATGGCTCTCAGACTCTTCTGGACCTTGGTCCTGGGGGGGACTGCTGGGCTTGGccttcatccctctcacctctccAATGGTGCTGGGCTGGAGAGACATGGGAAGGCTGCCTGTCTGGGGTCCTAGGATCAAGATGGTCGGGTTTACTGGCTCCTCACAGGGCTTGGTGGGAGGCTGGCAGCTACTGCCCGGTGGAATGGGTTCCTGCACCTCTGGGAAAGGCCCACTCGGTCTCGGCTGACCCTCGGTGACCCCATGGGCAGCCTCACTGGGGTTGACTGATGGCACCAAAGAGAACTCCCCAGAAACACCAGCTGGTTTGATGGGTACACCTTGATGTGAGGTCAGCTGCCCAGGACTGGGGATGCCAATTGAAAAGAGTGACGGGTGATAAGGTGACCAACCAACAGGCAGAACTTGGGCTGTGGTAGGCTTCCCATTGATTGAACACCTTGAGTAGATGCTCCCTTGCCCAGTAGGTTTCCAAAATGGCATTTCCTTAGATGGACAGGTGGGCACCCCAGGGGCAATCCGAGCTGGGGTAGATCGCCTCACTGTGTTCTCAGCTGGTGCCGATTGGCCACCCTTCTTGCCACAGGCAGGGCTGGAATTCTTAGGTGCTCCCTGATCAACAATGGAGATGGGCTCCTGTTTGGGCAGGTGCCGGGGGTCTCGGATGATGCCCAGGTTGGCATCTTTgtttagcagcagggaagcaggcACGGGATTGGCCACCCCAACGTAGGTGCCAGGAATGGCACTGATCAATGCCGTGGAGTTCTTCACCCAGGCACTCGGGTCCCCGTTTCTCACAAACTCGGGGAAGATGACGAATGGGGAGGCAGGCCCCAGGCACGAGGTGACATTACTGCCGGTGGCCTGGGCTGCCCGATGGGAGCGCGACAGGACTGTGGAGAGGAAGGCCTTGCCACTGGTGTGTACTGGTGTCAACACCGGCATGGGTGGTGTCTTGCGCTGGCTTGGCAGTGGAAGCTTCTGGCGGTTGGACTTGGAAGAGAGGTCCAGGGGCATCTCAATGCACTCGGGAGGGGAGATCATCTCTCGCTCCAGCTGCGGTGGGGACTTAAGAGGGGAAAAGGCAGCAGAAGCCCCTTCTGTGTGATGCTCTGCAGCAGCTGGGGCCTTGGTGGGGTGTCCTGGGGTTGAGCCCCCACCAGTAGCCGGCAGGGAAGGCTGGGGTGGTGGTGGGAGAATCTTGGCAGCAGGGGTAGGTAGAGAGACATCCCCTGGAGGAGCAGGGCCACCATCAGGTGCAGACTGGGTGCTGTTTCCACTGGATGGAGAGGTGCAAGGGAGTCCATTTACCTCCAGGGAGACCAGCTTGGAATCAGATGTCAGTGGCCGGGTCACAGAAAAAGCACAGGGGTAAGAGCGGAGCTCAGGAGAAGCCAGAACGCCAGGCAGACACCTTTCCTGCAGGTATGAGGGCAGCACGGGGAGCGTAAGCGTGGACGACACCCCTAGTGGAGCAGGTATTGTGGCCACGCTAAGAGGTTGCCCACAGCTTTGGGGAGGGATATAGACCAATGGTTGGTTTGGGGCCAGGACTGCCCCAGGCTGGAAAGACAGGGGCACCTTCTGCATCGCTGGGGCTTGAGTGGCTGGGAAACACACTCGATTGAGGTTGAAGGGTGCAGAAATTGGAGCTGGCGTGGGGACGGGAGCGAGAGCAGGCTTGGCCTGAGGGCCTGGGGTGGGCGCTGGGGTAAACACCGGAGCTGGAGTGGGTGGGGGGGCAGGAGTGGCAGCAGCAAAGGCCGTAATGAGAGTAGGAGGAGGGGCAGGAAGGGTGGCTGGTGATGCGGCTGGAGTGGGCAGAGGTGGGACTGGACCACTGGCAGGGATAGGAGCTAGAACTAAGGCTGGGAGGGACAGGGGGGCTGGTGCCGGAATGGAGGCCGGAGTAGCGAGGGAGATGGGGATGGGAGCCGGAGCCAATGGAGGGGAAGGGACAGAAGCCGAAAGGGTGACTGAGGCAGGAACAGCAAGGGGGACGGAGAGGGAAGCAGACAGGGGTGCTGGGCCAGGGCCAGAAACGGGGATAGGCAAGGGGCTGACATCAGCAGCCACCAAAGGCAAGGCCCCATCCATAGCAGTCCCAATGCCTAATGTAGCCAAAATGCAAGTGTTCTTCTGTGTTCCAGCATGCTGGTGGTCCAGTGCCTTAAGCCCAGCCAGGGGACAGGTGGTTAGCTTGTCCACGTGGGTTTCGGCTCCGCTGCTGCTTGGCTCTGTGCCTTCAGGAGGGGAAGGCTTGTTGAGCCCTTGGCCATCCCCCAGCTTGGTTAATGGGGTAAAAATACCATCGGGCTCAGGAGGGGCCTCTTTTGGTTCTGTGCTGGGTTGATGCTCCCCTGCTGTGTACCCAAATTTCTCCTTGGTGCCATTAGCTGCATCCGCCCCCTGGGCATCGCTGCCACTACCAACTGCTGTGAGCTCCACCTGCAAAGACAGCAGAGGAAGCAGCTGAATGAATGCCCCCCAGGTAGCCCCTACTCGAAAGCTTTGGATATACCCACTCATCCAACCCTTCCAAATATTCCCAGAAATAATTAGCTACCTGGGCCTCTTCAGAAAGGACAGAGATAGTGGAATGGgaatgatggaaagaaagaagagaggtacaggaagaggtgagggaagagaggaagctcAGTCTGCCCAACCTGTAGCATGGGATCATGGGAAAGTAGAACTATTCTGATcccacccaaggtcacacattctcagagtcagaatttgaatccagggctccAGGCTCCTACCCAGTGCTCTTAATGCAATGGCCACTGTAAACCTCTTGGCATGAACTGAGTTCTAAGATGCTTTTTCATTTTGGAGTGGGTTTGGATGGGAGTGGGATGGAGGCCACAGAATTCAATGAAGGCCCTCAAGCCCTCATTTTAAAGACAGAGAAACTAATGGGCAAAGACAAGTAGGGGCTGCCTCAGGTCCTCCAGCAAAGTCAATGTCAGAGCCAAGCTgtgacctgggtccaaatccaacattcatccaatttgggatgatgcctcctcctctgttctccTGGGAACCCACTTGTTGTTATGATCACCTAATCCTTCCCACTTTCTCAGGGTAAGGAGCCAGCTCTACTGTAATAAAGAAAAGGCACTGGCTTTGGTATCATAGGGTCTGCGTTAAAAATATACCTCTGGCACtcgcatgaccttgggcaagtcatctcccctcctctcttgGCTTTGGTTCCCCAACTGAGAAACAAGGAGGTTGAATTTGACGGCCTCTGCGGCAGTCCCTTTGAGCTTGAAATCTGTCCTTCTCTGACTTTGGCAGGGAGCTGCCTGAGAGGCCAGAaaggctaagggacagaaaggctCCACTCAGTCCTCCTAGCTACCCATCTTTTTACCTTGGAAAAGCCGCTACTGACACAAAACTCCTGGGGTCTGAAGCCTTGGCAGCCAGCTGCCTTGGACTCCTCATCAGAAAGAGACGTTCTCctggaagaggggagagacacacagagacaagAACGTGAGACCTAGAGACAGTTGGGAGGCCACCTGTGGCCATACGTCCCCCATCCTCCCCCAACACACAGCATCAGTTCCATCCTTCTCTCCACTCAGAGCTCACAGAGCTGGGGTTTTCTGGCTCTGTATACACAATAGGAAAGAAGTCAATTCCAGCTCTCTGGGCTGCTATCTCAACCTCCTACTAGACAGAGAGCTTCACGAGGTCAGGGCACCTGCTATCTAAACTTTCTGTCTCCTCCCAGAAGACCTTAATGCATGGTGTATCATACTGCTTCCGTGTTCCTGTCACCCTCCCCTCTAGCTGCTGCCCCAGCACCCCTAGACGGCCTCTGCCCCTCTTCTCCCGGTCGCTCCCAGACAACAAATGATCAAACTAGGGAATCCTGGGCCCTGGAGGTTAGCGATGCCTATGGCCAACATATGCTGCCAAACCCCCAGCTGGACTTGCTTTCATACAACAAAAAGCTCCTGAAGTGTTGCATGTAAACTGAGGTCTTGTAAGCAACCCCTTTCGGAAATGCATTCGAGAAGGATGTCAAAGGAATTCCACTCAGTATCCTCTTGGGAAACAAAGGGGCACCTCTTCATTCACTAGGGCTTCTCAAGTCACAGCTTCTCCTTCCCCCTGGCTGACTTGGAGTAAGCAAGGTCCCCATGGGTGGCCTGCTCTAACCGTTACACTCAAGGGTAAACACTCACCAAGGGATtttccccaaatggggtcaaggagACAAAAACAACACCCCCAAAAGTCCCTGCACATCACAATGCCCTCAGTCCACCAAGAGTGCATTTCAAGTGAAACTGGTGTAAATAGGGTTAGCTTGAAATGTGCAGAGTGAGCCCCACCCCCATGCCCACGTGTGGAGTGGAAGGGCCCAGTGGAAAGACCAATGGCTCGAGAATCAAGGGaccaggttcaaatctccactCTGCCCTTACTACTGTGTGACTGGGGGCCAAGTCACGTCCCATCTcagcctgtttcctcctctgtaaaatggggggtggggagaaaggacTTGCCAAGATGGTCTTTGAAGCCCATGGCAGCTCTGGCCTGCAGAAGCCCATAATCTGCCTTCCTCACAATCATGTAAATGAGCAGGATACTAAAAGGCAGTTGTAGTCTGAGTGATGGATTGTGAAGTCCTGGAGAACATACGAAGTAACCCGCCACCCTTCTGAGTGGCCATGTGGGGGGTGGCGAAGGGGGCTGGATACAGAATGCCACATAGGGAATGGCACCAAGGTCAGTTTgctcaactatttttttttcaacaagaaAAAAGCCCTTCTCTAGTGCTTTGGGTGTACGTGTGTGTTGGGGAGTGTATTGGGAAAATCACTGTGGTgtgaaaaacaaaaggcatcaataaaccTTTAAAAGAATGGCCTGTCCCCTGTGTCTCAGGAAGATGAAAACATGGTGATCGAGGAAAGCAGAAGCCCCGAGTTAAGACAGATGCAAAGGGATGTACACGCATGCTGCCACCAAGAAGAACACGGGCAGCTTCTCTCGTTTCCTAGAGGGGCACTGGGCAGGAAGGCTCTGGTGCTTCAGGGAAAATCAAGATCATCGGGCTTTCTTTCCCTGCTGGACCCCAAAGGCCAGCTCTCCCATTCGTAAAGGGCCTGTAGTCCATGGGAAGTCTGGGCTTCTCCATAAAATCAAGCGAAGGGCCTCGATAGTCCTGTCCTCACCCTTTGAAAGAGGGGACAATTTGCTATCCCCCCCAATAAAACTCAGGGCCGGGAAAGCAAAATGGccaaggaaggggggagggggagagaaggggcaaTGAGCCTTACTAAAGGGACATCGCTCAAAGCCCTTCCCCATCTTTCTAGGGCAGCACAATGACCGAACCAATGGGAAGAAGCAAGGTCCCTTTAAAAGGCGGATAGAATGTCGGAAGTGGGAGTGTCCCCGGGCTATCGAAACTGACACAGAGAGCAGGAAGGGCTGTAGATCCAGTTGGGGGAACTGCgctgaggtggggagagggggggaggaaacCCACACTTTCAACTCCTGAGAGACCAGAAAAGCAAGGCCCACACCTAGCTTGGGATTAGGTGGGTGGGCACGAGTCACAACTTGAATTTGCCAGGGATgggcttttggggggggaggagcaGGGAGGTCGATTTaaagggtctcctattcccactcCCATTGCAGGGGCCAGGGAAAGGCTAGGCAGAAGCAATCCATAGTCTTTCATTCAGGGCAGCCTCTCCCAAAACACGAAAGCacagaaaggggagaagagaaatgcACGGAATCCCTCCTACTCCTTCCTATCCATAAacctccctcctccatcccctcccGACCCGGCATCCCTGGAAATAGATATCTTCTGCTAGGAATAGCCGAGAAACTCCAGCAGAGCAGCGGAACCGAGTCCTGCTTCTTTCCACAAACTGCGATTCCTAGACTAGGACCTTCCCACCTCTTGGACCATAAGgaagatgaatatgaagaatgaaacatgGGAGGATTTATAGGAACCgacttggggggggggctggctGGCCCTCCCTTATTTCCCCCTATGCCCTAGATCTCAGGCTTCTCTTggcagatgggggagggggatgagaaggaaaaatgaatgttggccttggagtc
Above is a genomic segment from Monodelphis domestica isolate mMonDom1 chromosome X, mMonDom1.pri, whole genome shotgun sequence containing:
- the BCORL1 gene encoding BCL-6 corepressor-like protein 1 isoform X2, yielding MISTAPLYSGVHNWTSTDRIRMCGINEERRTSLSDEESKAAGCQGFRPQEFCVSSGFSKVELTAVGSGSDAQGADAANGTKEKFGYTAGEHQPSTEPKEAPPEPDGIFTPLTKLGDGQGLNKPSPPEGTEPSSSGAETHVDKLTTCPLAGLKALDHQHAGTQKNTCILATLGIGTAMDGALPLVAADVSPLPIPVSGPGPAPLSASLSVPLAVPASVTLSASVPSPPLAPAPIPISLATPASIPAPAPLSLPALVLAPIPASGPVPPLPTPAASPATLPAPPPTLITAFAAATPAPPPTPAPVFTPAPTPGPQAKPALAPVPTPAPISAPFNLNRVCFPATQAPAMQKVPLSFQPGAVLAPNQPLVYIPPQSCGQPLSVATIPAPLGVSSTLTLPVLPSYLQERCLPGVLASPELRSYPCAFSVTRPLTSDSKLVSLEVNGLPCTSPSSGNSTQSAPDGGPAPPGDVSLPTPAAKILPPPPQPSLPATGGGSTPGHPTKAPAAAEHHTEGASAAFSPLKSPPQLEREMISPPECIEMPLDLSSKSNRQKLPLPSQRKTPPMPVLTPVHTSGKAFLSTVLSRSHRAAQATGSNVTSCLGPASPFVIFPEFVRNGDPSAWVKNSTALISAIPGTYVGVANPVPASLLLNKDANLGIIRDPRHLPKQEPISIVDQGAPKNSSPACGKKGGQSAPAENTVRRSTPARIAPGVPTCPSKEMPFWKPTGQGSIYSRCSINGKPTTAQVLPVGWSPYHPSLFSIGIPSPGQLTSHQGVPIKPAGVSGEFSLVPSVNPSEAAHGVTEGQPRPSGPFPEVQEPIPPGSSCQPPTKPCEEPVNPTILILGPQTGSLPMSLQPSTIGEVRGMKAKPSSPPQDQGPEESESHPSSDPASSPEDPRSSCNLKPTVAADGKPKNQVLATYLTPNMALPPSQGFHKLAEMSLLPHEGHLKELQVQTEVQGTKRAFGLGARRRSDGDLTWVKKESMMFSLSQCFQAENFLGGSARAKAGQSQHRQEVHSNFSCRNKWYPEDGVKSSSKRSKCSRAKEGGDMPASKARGRSPHGHKCKKHHGESHESSKKACKSSSKEHNGIRVKHKRQKSAKSQSQLPGFRRGDGHEEGFLEKKAKNNFRDFIPVVLSSRTRSQSGSLCSTFTSTVECELGSPDMYPMLEEHHEEIGLGSKHRKRKAHRSSQHVSRRSRGDRSPTDRTSRHLRRARELPWKMEPPRQLWDTDDDEEDEDEDEEEGHVKRKKRRRQKNRKYHTGEYLTEREEQVHKSLCHQRRKARADSKSRKQKLSSQGSEIRLKTKHSASSHGSGDVAILPNGFLESHLENATSLSSSSLEKPSGKRKCKTKHLAAATATEENKDVVTYCLKKESEDVNHRDNAGYTALHEASARGWTDILNILLEHGANVNCSAQDGTRPVHDAVVNDNLETIWLLLSYGADPTLATYSGQTAMKLASSDAMKTFLSDHLSDLQGRPEGDPRVAWDFYSSSVLEGKDGAKCDLLDNPPGASDNDGNDQESDDFIFEFSEKPLLPTYNLQVSLSRGPCNWFLFSDVLKRLKLSSRIFQARFPHFEVITLPKVEFYRQVVSSQLLTPAERPGGLDASPLTSTETIELIRYEPELLQLLGSEVEFQSWSS